A section of the Rossellomorea marisflavi genome encodes:
- a CDS encoding TIGR01440 family protein, protein MDHTQLKQAFQTILQEFHDQVPLRRGQVLVIGCSTSEVMGEKIGTAGTIDTAELIYEELKEYADKSGVSLAFQCCEHLNRAIVIERETAETKNLDEVTVVPVRKAGGAMATHAYHRFQDPVIVEHIKADAGIDIGDTFIGMHLKHVAVPVRVSVRSLGHAHVTLARTRPKLIGGNRAVYE, encoded by the coding sequence ATGGATCACACCCAACTGAAGCAAGCGTTTCAGACCATTCTTCAGGAGTTTCATGATCAGGTTCCACTCAGAAGAGGACAGGTCCTTGTCATCGGCTGCTCTACCTCCGAGGTGATGGGGGAAAAGATCGGTACGGCAGGGACCATCGATACGGCTGAATTGATCTATGAAGAGCTAAAAGAGTACGCGGATAAATCAGGCGTATCCCTTGCCTTTCAATGCTGTGAACACTTGAACCGGGCGATTGTCATCGAACGAGAAACGGCTGAGACGAAAAATCTTGACGAAGTCACGGTCGTCCCCGTGAGGAAAGCGGGTGGCGCCATGGCCACTCATGCTTATCATCGCTTTCAGGATCCCGTCATCGTTGAGCACATCAAGGCCGATGCGGGCATCGACATCGGTGATACCTTCATCGGTATGCATTTGAAGCACGTGGCCGTTCCGGTCCGGGTCAGCGTGCGCAGTCTCGGACATGCCCACGTGACCCTTGCGAGGACCCGACCTAAACTGATCGGTGGGAACCGTGCGGTCTATGAGTGA
- the glyA gene encoding serine hydroxymethyltransferase encodes MSKIAKQDPELYASIQEELERQRTKVELIASENFVSEAVMEAQGSVLTNKYAEGYPGRRYYGGCEHVDVAENFARDRAKELFGAEHVNVQPHSGAQANMAVYFTILEQGDTVLGMNLSHGGHLTHGSPVNFSGVQYNFVEYGVDEENQLINYEDVRQKALEHKPKLIVAGASAYPRKIDFAKFREIADEVGAYLMVDMAHIAGLVAAGLHQNPVPYSDFVTTTTHKTLRGPRGGMILCKEEFAKKIDKSIFPGIQGGPLMHVIAAKAVAFGEALQDSFKEYAQNIIDNAARLGEGLTKEGINLVSGGSDNHLLLIDLRSLSLTGKVAEKVLDEIGITVNKNTIPFDPESPFVTSGIRIGTAAVTSRGFSAGEMDEIASIIALTLKNHEDETKLEEARKRVTDLTSRFELYPEQ; translated from the coding sequence ATGAGTAAGATTGCCAAGCAAGATCCGGAACTTTATGCATCGATTCAAGAAGAATTGGAACGTCAGCGTACAAAGGTCGAGTTGATCGCGTCAGAGAACTTTGTCAGTGAAGCAGTCATGGAAGCCCAGGGCTCCGTGTTGACGAATAAGTACGCAGAAGGATATCCCGGCCGTCGCTATTATGGTGGGTGCGAGCATGTCGATGTGGCTGAAAACTTCGCCCGCGACCGTGCAAAAGAACTCTTCGGCGCAGAACACGTCAATGTTCAGCCTCACTCGGGTGCCCAGGCCAACATGGCAGTTTACTTTACCATCCTCGAACAGGGAGACACAGTCCTTGGTATGAACTTGTCCCATGGGGGTCACCTCACTCACGGCAGTCCGGTGAACTTCAGTGGGGTTCAATACAACTTCGTGGAGTACGGCGTAGATGAAGAGAATCAATTGATCAATTATGAAGATGTACGTCAGAAAGCACTTGAGCATAAGCCAAAGCTCATCGTTGCTGGAGCCAGTGCATACCCACGCAAAATCGATTTCGCCAAGTTCCGTGAAATCGCCGATGAAGTAGGTGCCTACCTCATGGTGGATATGGCTCACATCGCGGGCCTTGTGGCTGCAGGACTTCACCAGAATCCTGTACCATATTCCGATTTCGTTACGACAACCACACATAAAACGCTTCGCGGACCACGTGGCGGCATGATCCTGTGCAAAGAAGAGTTTGCCAAGAAAATTGACAAATCCATTTTCCCTGGTATCCAAGGGGGTCCATTGATGCACGTCATCGCGGCAAAAGCTGTGGCATTCGGTGAGGCACTGCAGGATTCGTTCAAAGAGTACGCTCAAAACATCATTGATAACGCAGCCCGTCTTGGGGAAGGCCTTACGAAAGAAGGAATCAACCTTGTTTCCGGAGGATCTGACAACCATCTATTGCTGATCGACCTGCGCTCATTGAGCCTGACAGGAAAAGTAGCTGAGAAAGTCCTTGATGAGATCGGCATCACCGTGAATAAGAATACCATCCCGTTCGATCCGGAAAGCCCGTTCGTTACCAGTGGTATCCGTATCGGCACAGCAGCCGTTACATCCAGGGGCTTCAGTGCAGGAGAGATGGACGAGATCGCGTCGATCATCGCCCTTACACTGAAAAACCATGAGGATGAAACCAAACTGGAAGAAGCACGCAAGCGTGTAACGGATCTTACCAGCCGATTCGAATTGTATCCTGAGCAATAA
- a CDS encoding F0F1 ATP synthase subunit gamma, with the protein MASLRDIKTRITSTKKTSQITKAMEMVSASKLNRAEMNAKSFVPYMEKIQEVVTSISLGSTDVTHPMLVSRPVKKTGYLVITSDRGLAGAYNSSVLRAVNNTIQERHSSKDEYTIIALGRMGRDFFLKRGDHVLDGVVGLPDQPNFADIKDIANKTVTMFSDGAYDELYMFYNHYVSAIQQDVTQKKVLPLTDLESTSTKLTSYEFEPSAEEILEVLLPQYAESLIFGALLDGKASEHAARMTAMRSATDNAKELIGDLTLSYNRARQAAITQEITEIVGGAAALE; encoded by the coding sequence GTGGCATCGTTACGCGACATTAAAACTCGTATTACGTCTACGAAGAAAACAAGTCAGATTACGAAGGCAATGGAGATGGTTTCTGCTTCCAAGCTGAACCGTGCCGAGATGAATGCGAAATCATTCGTCCCTTACATGGAAAAGATCCAGGAAGTCGTCACCTCCATTTCCCTCGGAAGCACCGACGTAACGCATCCAATGCTAGTCTCCCGCCCCGTAAAGAAAACCGGCTACTTGGTCATTACGTCTGACCGCGGTTTGGCGGGGGCATATAACAGCAGTGTGCTGCGTGCTGTCAATAATACAATCCAGGAGCGTCACAGCTCCAAGGATGAATACACGATCATTGCGCTGGGGCGTATGGGCCGCGATTTCTTCTTGAAACGCGGAGATCATGTCCTTGATGGGGTCGTAGGACTGCCGGATCAGCCGAATTTTGCCGATATCAAGGATATCGCCAATAAGACGGTCACCATGTTCTCGGACGGGGCGTATGACGAGCTCTATATGTTCTACAATCACTACGTTAGTGCAATCCAGCAGGATGTAACGCAGAAGAAGGTTCTGCCGTTGACGGATCTTGAATCCACTTCTACCAAGCTTACTTCCTATGAATTTGAACCAAGCGCTGAAGAGATCCTTGAAGTCCTTCTTCCGCAATACGCAGAGAGCCTCATCTTCGGTGCACTGCTCGATGGTAAAGCCAGTGAGCATGCGGCACGTATGACGGCCATGCGAAGTGCGACGGACAACGCGAAGGAACTCATCGGTGATCTTACATTGTCTTATAACCGTGCACGTCAGGCTGCGATCACTCAGGAAATCACTGAGATCGTCGGTGGGGCGGCAGCACTCGAATAG
- the upp gene encoding uracil phosphoribosyltransferase, producing MGKVYVFDHPLIQHKLTFIRDKETGTKEFRELVDEVATLMAFEITRDLPLEDIEVQTPVSPAQAKTLAGKKLGIVPILRAGLGMVDGILKLIPAAKVGHVGLYRDPETLKPIEYYVKLPSDVEERDFILVDPMLATGGSAVEAINSLKKRGAQSIRFMCLVACPEGVEAIKEAHPDVDIYIAALDEKLNEKGYIVPGLGDAGDRLYGTK from the coding sequence GTGGGAAAAGTATACGTATTTGATCATCCATTGATCCAACATAAGTTAACATTCATCCGTGATAAAGAAACGGGTACAAAGGAATTCCGCGAGCTGGTGGATGAGGTTGCCACACTCATGGCATTCGAAATCACACGCGACCTGCCCCTTGAAGATATCGAGGTTCAAACGCCGGTAAGCCCTGCACAGGCAAAGACCCTTGCAGGAAAGAAACTGGGAATCGTACCGATCCTGCGTGCAGGACTAGGCATGGTTGACGGGATCCTGAAGCTGATCCCTGCAGCCAAAGTAGGTCACGTCGGCCTTTACCGCGACCCGGAAACCCTCAAACCGATTGAATACTATGTGAAACTCCCAAGTGACGTAGAAGAGCGCGATTTCATCCTCGTCGATCCGATGCTCGCAACTGGGGGATCTGCCGTCGAGGCAATCAATTCCCTTAAGAAGCGCGGTGCCCAAAGCATTCGTTTCATGTGTCTTGTTGCATGTCCTGAAGGTGTCGAAGCCATTAAAGAAGCGCATCCTGATGTGGATATCTACATTGCGGCCCTAGATGAAAAGCTCAACGAAAAAGGCTATATCGTACCTGGTCTCGGTGACGCAGGCGACCGTCTATACGGAACGAAATAA
- the atpE gene encoding F0F1 ATP synthase subunit C, with protein MGLLAAAIAIGLAALGAGIGNGLIVSRTVEGIARQPEARGMLQTTMFIGVALVEAIPIIAVVIAFIVMNR; from the coding sequence ATGGGTCTTTTAGCAGCAGCAATTGCAATCGGATTAGCAGCACTAGGTGCAGGTATTGGTAACGGTCTTATCGTGTCACGTACAGTAGAGGGGATCGCTCGTCAGCCGGAAGCTCGCGGAATGCTCCAAACTACTATGTTCATCGGGGTTGCATTGGTTGAGGCGATTCCTATCATCGCGGTAGTTATCGCGTTCATCGTAATGAATCGATAA
- a CDS encoding F0F1 ATP synthase subunit delta codes for MSSSTVAKRYALALFQIAQEQLKLEAIEEELRAVKTVFTENKELNSLLENPKLTAVKKKTLIQESFAGVSAPVLNTLLLLTDRHREDQVVAVVDAFIDLSNEARGIADAIVYSVRPLSEDEKTAVSTSFAKKVGKQSLRIENVIDNNILGGLKIRIGNRIFDGTLAGKLNRLERELVR; via the coding sequence ATGAGCAGCTCCACAGTCGCAAAACGCTATGCACTTGCCCTCTTTCAAATCGCCCAGGAGCAACTGAAACTTGAAGCGATCGAAGAAGAGCTCCGCGCAGTGAAAACCGTTTTTACAGAAAACAAAGAATTGAACAGTCTGCTTGAGAATCCGAAGCTTACGGCGGTCAAGAAGAAAACCTTGATCCAGGAATCGTTTGCGGGGGTCTCTGCACCTGTCCTGAATACATTATTACTCCTGACCGATCGTCATCGTGAAGATCAGGTCGTGGCAGTGGTCGATGCATTCATCGATCTTTCCAACGAAGCACGCGGAATCGCGGATGCCATCGTGTACTCTGTACGTCCACTGTCTGAAGATGAGAAAACAGCCGTTTCCACATCTTTTGCTAAAAAAGTAGGTAAACAATCACTTAGAATCGAGAATGTGATAGACAACAACATCCTCGGAGGCTTGAAGATCCGTATTGGGAACAGGATCTTCGATGGTACGCTTGCCGGTAAGTTGAATCGTCTGGAACGTGAACTGGTTCGTTAA
- the atpD gene encoding F0F1 ATP synthase subunit beta translates to MNTGHVLQVMGPVVDVKFSSGQLPDIYNSLKVQIADRGELTLEVALHLGDDSVRTIAMASTDGLQRGATVLDSGAPISVPVGDITLGRVFNVLGDSIDLDEPLQQGIRRDPIHRQAPTFDQLSTEVEILETGIKVVDLLAPYIKGGKIGLFGGAGVGKTVLIQELINNIAQEHGGISVFAGVGERTREGNDLYHEMSDSGVIKKTAMVFGQMNEPPGARMRVALTGLTMAEYFRDEQGQDVLLFIDNIFRFTQAGSEVSALLGRMPSAVGYQPTLATEMGQLQERITSTNVGSVTSIQAIYVPADDYTDPAPATTFAHLDATTNLERKLSEMGIYPAVDPLASTSRALSPEIVGEEHYSVARNVQQTLQRYKELQDIIAILGMDELSDDDKLTVHRARRVQFFLSQNFHVAEQFTGQKGSYVEVKDTVKAFKDILEGKYDHIPEDAFRLVGPIEDVLAAAKEMGVEV, encoded by the coding sequence ATGAACACAGGACATGTTCTTCAAGTAATGGGTCCGGTTGTCGATGTCAAGTTCTCTAGCGGGCAGCTACCGGATATCTACAACTCATTGAAGGTCCAAATCGCAGACCGAGGCGAACTTACACTGGAGGTTGCCCTTCACCTTGGGGATGACTCTGTGCGCACAATCGCCATGGCCTCTACAGACGGGCTACAGCGTGGAGCGACAGTACTCGATTCTGGAGCACCGATTTCTGTACCGGTAGGTGACATCACGCTTGGACGTGTATTCAACGTACTGGGTGATTCAATCGACCTGGACGAGCCTCTTCAGCAGGGAATCCGTCGTGACCCGATTCACAGACAAGCACCAACATTCGATCAGCTTTCCACAGAGGTGGAAATTCTTGAAACAGGAATCAAAGTAGTCGACTTGCTAGCGCCTTATATCAAGGGTGGTAAGATCGGTCTGTTCGGTGGAGCCGGTGTAGGTAAAACCGTTTTGATCCAGGAATTGATCAACAACATCGCCCAGGAGCACGGTGGGATCTCAGTATTCGCCGGTGTAGGGGAGCGTACTCGTGAAGGGAATGACCTTTACCACGAGATGAGCGATTCCGGTGTTATCAAGAAGACAGCGATGGTATTCGGTCAGATGAATGAGCCGCCTGGAGCACGTATGCGTGTTGCCTTGACGGGTCTGACAATGGCTGAGTACTTCCGTGATGAGCAAGGTCAGGATGTTCTATTGTTCATTGACAACATCTTCCGTTTCACGCAAGCAGGTTCAGAAGTATCCGCCCTTCTTGGACGTATGCCATCTGCCGTTGGTTACCAGCCGACACTTGCGACCGAAATGGGTCAATTACAAGAGCGTATCACATCGACGAATGTCGGTTCCGTTACATCGATCCAAGCGATCTATGTACCGGCGGATGACTATACGGATCCAGCTCCGGCAACGACGTTCGCCCACCTTGACGCGACGACGAACCTTGAGCGTAAGCTTTCGGAAATGGGTATTTACCCTGCCGTGGATCCACTTGCTTCCACTTCACGCGCCCTGTCTCCTGAAATCGTTGGAGAAGAGCATTACAGCGTAGCACGTAACGTACAGCAGACGCTTCAGCGCTACAAAGAACTTCAGGACATCATTGCGATCCTCGGTATGGATGAGCTTTCCGATGATGACAAACTGACCGTTCACCGTGCGCGTCGTGTACAATTCTTCCTTTCACAGAACTTCCACGTGGCCGAGCAGTTCACAGGACAAAAAGGTTCATACGTAGAAGTGAAAGATACAGTTAAAGCATTCAAGGATATCCTTGAGGGCAAATACGATCACATTCCTGAAGATGCATTCCGTCTGGTAGGTCCGATCGAGGACGTACTGGCTGCAGCTAAAGAAATGGGCGTAGAGGTATAA
- a CDS encoding ATP synthase subunit I: MPELQELFNRHRKYILFLLSFYVLGWGFTSYQSIFLGLILGTSVSLFSHWLIMRRTLRFGDAVVAGQKVRSLGTYSRMAGAAFVAIIAIEYPEYFHLYSAIIGLMTIYIVIMIDYFIQQLQPHK; the protein is encoded by the coding sequence ATGCCAGAACTTCAAGAGCTCTTTAACAGGCATCGGAAGTACATACTTTTCCTCCTTTCCTTTTACGTCCTCGGTTGGGGTTTCACTTCCTATCAGTCTATTTTCCTTGGGCTCATCTTAGGGACAAGCGTAAGTCTGTTCAGTCACTGGCTGATCATGAGGAGAACGTTGCGCTTCGGGGATGCCGTCGTGGCAGGTCAGAAGGTCCGGTCATTAGGTACATACTCAAGGATGGCGGGAGCTGCTTTTGTTGCAATCATCGCAATCGAGTATCCAGAATATTTTCATTTGTACAGCGCGATCATTGGATTAATGACAATTTATATTGTTATTATGATAGATTATTTTATTCAGCAGCTACAGCCACATAAATAG
- the wecB gene encoding non-hydrolyzing UDP-N-acetylglucosamine 2-epimerase: MANPIKVMTIFGTRPEAIKMAPLVLELKKYPESFETIVTVTAQHRQMLDQVMSIFDINPDHDLNIMKDRQTLIDVTTRGLEGLDRVMKEAKPDIVLVHGDTTTTFVASLAAYYNQIAVGHVEAGLRTWNKYSPFPEEMNRQLTGVMADLHFSPTDKSARNLLEENKKEESIFITGNTAIDALKTTVKEDYHHEVLDRIGSDRLVLLTAHRRENLGQPMRNMFRAIKRLVEEQEDIQVVYPVHLNPAVREVADEVLGRDPRIHLIEPLDVIDFHNFASRAHLILTDSGGVQEEAPSLGVPVLVLRDTTERPEGIEAGTLKLAGNEEENIYKLANELLTDPEAHSSMSKAANPYGDGLASYRIAQAIRYHFGHLEDRPDSFSPNE, from the coding sequence TTGGCGAATCCGATCAAGGTGATGACCATTTTTGGGACAAGGCCGGAAGCCATCAAGATGGCACCACTTGTCCTTGAACTGAAGAAGTATCCGGAAAGCTTTGAAACAATCGTGACGGTTACCGCCCAGCATCGTCAAATGCTGGATCAGGTCATGTCCATCTTCGATATCAATCCTGATCACGACCTGAACATCATGAAGGACAGGCAAACATTGATCGATGTCACGACCCGTGGTCTCGAAGGGCTGGATCGTGTCATGAAGGAAGCCAAGCCCGATATTGTCCTTGTACACGGGGATACGACCACCACCTTCGTGGCGAGTTTGGCAGCCTATTATAATCAGATTGCCGTGGGTCATGTCGAAGCTGGCCTTCGTACCTGGAACAAGTACTCGCCATTCCCGGAAGAGATGAATCGCCAGCTGACTGGTGTCATGGCTGATCTTCACTTCTCTCCTACAGACAAATCGGCGCGTAACCTTCTGGAAGAGAACAAGAAGGAAGAGAGCATCTTCATAACAGGGAATACGGCCATCGATGCTTTGAAGACGACGGTCAAAGAAGATTATCACCATGAGGTCCTGGATCGAATCGGATCAGATCGCCTCGTATTGTTGACGGCGCATCGCCGGGAAAACCTCGGACAGCCGATGAGAAATATGTTCCGGGCCATCAAGCGCCTGGTGGAAGAACAGGAAGATATCCAAGTGGTATATCCGGTGCACTTGAATCCTGCTGTACGTGAAGTGGCGGATGAAGTGTTGGGCCGGGATCCCCGCATCCATTTGATCGAACCACTTGATGTCATCGACTTCCACAACTTTGCCTCCAGGGCACACTTGATCCTCACCGATTCCGGAGGGGTTCAAGAGGAAGCGCCATCCCTTGGGGTGCCCGTCCTTGTGCTTCGTGATACGACAGAGCGCCCGGAAGGAATCGAAGCAGGTACGCTGAAGCTCGCCGGGAATGAAGAAGAGAACATTTACAAGCTAGCCAATGAACTTCTCACCGATCCTGAAGCCCACAGCTCCATGTCCAAAGCGGCCAACCCGTACGGAGACGGACTGGCTTCATACAGGATTGCCCAAGCGATCCGCTATCACTTCGGTCATCTTGAAGATCGACCAGACTCATTCTCTCCAAATGAATGA
- the atpA gene encoding F0F1 ATP synthase subunit alpha, which produces MSIKAEEISALIKKQIENYQSEMKVSDVGTVIQIGDGIARAHGLDNVMAGELVEFSTGVMGMAQNLEENNVGIVILGPYKDIREGDEVRRTGRIMEVPVGPELVGRVVNSLGQPVDGLGPIPTTKTRPIEGAAPGVMDRKSVHEPLQTGIKAIDALVPIGRGQRELIIGDRQTGKTSVAIDSILNQKDQDMICIYVAIGQKESTVRNAVETLRKHGALDYTIVVTASASQPAPMLFLAPYCGITMGEEFMHNGKHVLVVYDDLSKQASAYRELSLLLRRPPGREAFPGDVFYLHSRLLERAAKLSDAKGGGSITALPFVETQAGDISAYIPTNVISITDGQIFLQSDLFFSGVRPAINAGLSVSRVGGSAQIKAMKKVSGTLRLDLAAFRELEAFSQFGSDLDKATQAKLNRGARTVEVLKQDLNKPLTVEKQVMIFYALTRGHLDDIPVADIRRFEGEMLSWLDHNHKELLDQIRTTKGLPEDSAMAAAIDGFKKTFAKSV; this is translated from the coding sequence ATGAGCATCAAGGCGGAAGAAATCAGCGCGCTGATAAAGAAGCAAATTGAGAACTATCAGTCTGAGATGAAGGTAAGCGATGTAGGTACTGTCATCCAAATCGGGGATGGTATCGCTCGTGCTCATGGCCTCGACAATGTCATGGCTGGAGAGCTTGTTGAATTTTCTACTGGTGTCATGGGTATGGCACAGAACTTAGAAGAAAACAACGTAGGTATCGTTATTCTTGGGCCTTATAAAGACATTCGTGAAGGCGATGAGGTTCGTCGTACCGGACGGATCATGGAAGTACCGGTTGGACCGGAACTTGTAGGTCGTGTTGTAAACTCACTGGGTCAACCAGTCGATGGTCTTGGACCGATTCCTACAACGAAAACACGCCCGATTGAAGGCGCAGCTCCTGGTGTAATGGATCGTAAATCCGTACATGAGCCGCTTCAAACGGGAATCAAGGCGATCGATGCACTCGTGCCGATCGGACGCGGACAGCGTGAATTGATCATCGGTGACCGTCAGACAGGTAAGACGTCTGTAGCCATCGACTCAATCCTTAATCAAAAAGATCAAGACATGATCTGTATTTATGTGGCAATCGGACAAAAGGAATCAACGGTTCGTAATGCTGTGGAAACACTGCGTAAGCATGGTGCCCTCGACTATACAATCGTCGTGACGGCATCTGCATCACAACCGGCACCGATGCTATTCCTTGCGCCTTATTGTGGAATCACGATGGGTGAAGAGTTCATGCATAATGGTAAGCATGTACTTGTTGTATATGATGACTTGTCTAAACAAGCATCGGCATACCGTGAGCTTTCCTTGCTCCTTCGCCGTCCTCCAGGTCGTGAAGCATTCCCTGGTGACGTATTCTACTTGCACTCCCGTTTGTTGGAGCGTGCAGCGAAGCTCAGCGATGCAAAAGGTGGAGGTTCCATCACGGCATTGCCATTCGTTGAAACGCAAGCAGGAGATATCTCCGCTTATATCCCGACTAACGTTATTTCCATCACTGATGGACAGATTTTCTTGCAATCTGACCTATTCTTCTCCGGTGTACGTCCGGCGATCAACGCAGGTCTTTCCGTATCACGTGTAGGTGGATCCGCACAGATCAAAGCAATGAAGAAAGTATCCGGTACCCTGCGTCTTGACCTTGCAGCGTTCCGTGAGCTTGAAGCATTCTCTCAGTTCGGTTCCGACCTTGATAAAGCGACACAGGCGAAGTTGAACCGTGGAGCGCGTACAGTAGAAGTATTGAAACAGGACTTGAACAAGCCATTAACGGTTGAAAAACAAGTCATGATCTTCTACGCGCTTACAAGGGGTCATCTTGATGATATTCCGGTTGCGGATATCCGTCGCTTCGAAGGTGAAATGCTAAGCTGGCTCGACCACAACCATAAAGAATTGTTGGATCAAATCCGCACAACGAAAGGTCTTCCTGAAGACAGCGCTATGGCAGCAGCCATCGATGGATTCAAAAAGACGTTCGCGAAATCCGTATAA
- a CDS encoding F0F1 ATP synthase subunit B has protein sequence MLSNAFVLGAGGGFTGGDIIVQLVLFLVLLALLKKFAWGPLMGIMQERENHIAGEIDAAEKSRTEASKYLEEQRELLKEARQEALTLIESAKKQGDDQRSQIILEARQESERLKESAKREIETQKDQAMAALREQVASLSVMIASKVIEKELSVEDQEQLINDYIKEAGDQR, from the coding sequence GTGCTATCAAACGCATTTGTCCTTGGAGCCGGAGGAGGCTTCACAGGTGGAGATATTATAGTACAGCTAGTCCTGTTTCTAGTCCTTCTTGCGTTATTGAAAAAGTTTGCCTGGGGCCCGTTGATGGGCATCATGCAAGAACGTGAGAACCATATAGCAGGGGAGATCGATGCGGCAGAAAAGAGCCGTACGGAAGCAAGCAAGTACCTCGAAGAACAGCGTGAGCTATTGAAAGAGGCACGTCAGGAAGCCCTGACCCTGATTGAAAGCGCGAAGAAGCAAGGGGATGACCAACGCAGTCAGATCATCCTTGAAGCCCGCCAGGAATCAGAACGCCTGAAAGAATCAGCGAAGCGCGAAATCGAGACGCAGAAAGATCAAGCGATGGCTGCCCTGCGTGAGCAAGTGGCATCCCTATCTGTCATGATCGCGTCGAAGGTTATCGAGAAGGAGCTTTCGGTTGAAGATCAGGAACAATTGATCAACGACTACATCAAAGAGGCAGGAGATCAGCGATGA
- a CDS encoding AtpZ/AtpI family protein: MRQPNRRPYQGVALYSAILSQLVGSMLIGIFGGRWLDGLWDTEPLFLIIGLLLGLTTGIYTMLRTVQHFYSGD, encoded by the coding sequence ATGCGTCAACCAAATCGACGCCCGTATCAAGGGGTGGCCTTGTATTCTGCCATTCTGTCTCAGCTGGTTGGTTCCATGTTAATCGGAATCTTCGGGGGGAGATGGCTGGATGGATTATGGGACACCGAACCACTATTCTTAATCATTGGACTGCTTCTCGGGTTAACAACAGGAATCTACACCATGCTTCGCACAGTCCAACATTTCTATTCGGGAGATTAA
- the atpB gene encoding F0F1 ATP synthase subunit A, translating into MQHENPTAEFLGLTFNLANVMMMTVATVVVFLIAVLCTRRLALKPTGAQNFMEWVMDFVKNIVKSNMDWKTGGRFHLLGLTLLMYIFVSNMLGLPFSVVIDHTLWWKSPTADPVVTMTLAVLVVVLTHYYAIKMKGFSEYGKDFFRPMGFLFPLKIIEEFANTLTLGLRLYGNIYAGEILLSLLITGLAHQGIGGLIGAIIPTLAWQGFSVFIGAIQSFIFVMLTMVYMSHKVSHDH; encoded by the coding sequence TTGCAACATGAAAATCCTACAGCTGAATTTTTGGGCCTTACATTCAACCTGGCAAACGTCATGATGATGACGGTGGCGACCGTGGTCGTATTCTTAATTGCCGTGTTATGTACCCGCAGACTGGCGCTAAAGCCAACGGGCGCTCAAAACTTCATGGAATGGGTTATGGATTTTGTGAAGAACATCGTGAAGAGTAATATGGATTGGAAGACTGGAGGTCGCTTCCATCTGTTGGGTCTTACTCTCCTCATGTATATTTTTGTATCAAATATGCTAGGCCTTCCGTTTTCGGTCGTGATCGACCATACACTTTGGTGGAAATCTCCAACAGCCGATCCGGTCGTCACAATGACACTGGCCGTACTGGTTGTTGTGTTGACACACTACTACGCCATCAAGATGAAAGGCTTCAGTGAGTATGGTAAAGACTTCTTCAGACCGATGGGTTTCTTATTCCCGCTTAAGATCATTGAAGAATTTGCAAACACCCTGACGCTTGGTCTGCGTCTTTACGGTAACATTTACGCGGGTGAGATCCTGCTATCGCTATTGATTACAGGTTTAGCCCACCAGGGAATCGGTGGTCTCATAGGAGCTATCATCCCGACGCTTGCATGGCAAGGTTTCTCGGTATTCATTGGAGCAATCCAATCATTTATTTTCGTTATGTTAACGATGGTCTATATGTCTCATAAAGTTAGTCATGACCATTAA
- the rpiB gene encoding ribose 5-phosphate isomerase B, translated as MKIAIASDHGGVNIREEIKSLMDELGLQYEDFGCECGTSVDYPDYALPVAEKVANGEFDRGILICGTGIGMSISANKVKGIRCALVHDVFSAKATREHNDSNILAMGERVIGPGLAREIAKTWLQTEFQGGRHSNRIGKITSYEEK; from the coding sequence ATGAAGATCGCAATTGCATCCGATCACGGCGGTGTGAATATCCGTGAAGAAATAAAATCATTGATGGATGAGCTTGGCCTTCAGTATGAAGACTTCGGTTGCGAATGCGGCACATCCGTGGATTATCCGGATTATGCACTGCCGGTTGCCGAAAAAGTGGCCAATGGTGAATTCGATCGAGGGATCCTCATCTGCGGAACCGGCATCGGAATGAGTATTTCTGCGAATAAAGTAAAAGGGATCCGCTGTGCCCTTGTACACGACGTGTTCAGTGCCAAAGCAACACGTGAACATAATGACAGCAATATCCTTGCCATGGGTGAGCGCGTCATCGGACCGGGACTTGCACGTGAAATCGCTAAAACTTGGCTCCAGACTGAATTTCAGGGTGGCAGGCACTCAAACCGCATTGGAAAGATCACAAGCTACGAAGAGAAGTGA